The proteins below are encoded in one region of Penaeus chinensis breed Huanghai No. 1 chromosome 25, ASM1920278v2, whole genome shotgun sequence:
- the LOC125038502 gene encoding uncharacterized protein LOC125038502: MACTFLRIVQAAVNLRRRFECAIQSSFESVESGEGLDRHGDQEGTEENGQSQPCEQDMSTSEQLSRNFQLSFTDPDEDTDNTLGDKAKKEDNMTFIRSDEATDEKENGAYMDAVASSSIEILEENEFDFDLTESGKSEEFTENGHGSVSAGTIRKVDVVQKKTVVQVNEVSGSDKSSDSDSSSESRCSIKSVRLRSADAVSPSSGCKPAKLIRSDALETNAEKEASNLQWVIYVKESGSELVKKEGEKENEGSSSTESDSQKTEYLGYSEWLQKGKGEGSAEGGSTSGSSEASPEQVSDASDPDSESFLDDDDEFMVEASFEDSFVDDGFVSLELDEYDDDVIIEENEEDLERERLEELMLEQRRRFFAEGPGRGEPSEHRKLSRQYSPAVYLTEPLPGIPESKIVQEGSEDGGSGRLRYTSSYR, encoded by the exons ATGGCGTGCACTTTCCTTCGCATTGTTCAGGCAGCCGTGAATCTAAGGAGGAGGTTTGAGTGCGCGATCCAGTCCTCGTTCGAATCCGTTGAAAGCGGCGAGGGATTAGATAGACACGGTGATCAGGAGGGCACCGAAGAAAATGGGCAATCTCAACCCTGTGAACAGGATATGAGCACAAGTGAACAGCTCTCTCGAAACTTCCAACTGTCATTCACTGACCCTGACGAAGATACTGATAACACATTAGGTGATAAGGCCAAGAAAGAAGACAACATGACATTCATTCGTTCAGACGAAGCTAccgacgaaaaagaaaacggcgCTTATATGGACGCCGTTGCATCCAGCTCGATTGAAATTCTCGAAGAAAACGAGTTTGATTTCGATCTCACAGAAAGTGGGAAGAGCGAGGAGTTTACAGAAAACGGGCACGGTAGTGTGAGTGCGGGAACTATAAGAAAAGTAGATGTCGTTCAGAAAAAGACGGTAGTGCAGGTAAATGAGGTTAGTGGTTCAGATAAAAGTAGTGACAGTGACAGTAGTAGCGAGAGTCGGTGTAGCATCAAATCGGTAAGACTGCGATCTGCCGATGCGGTTTCGCCGTCGAGTGGCTGCAAACCGGCCAAGCTAATTAGAAGTGACGCCTTAGAAACAAATGCGGAAAAGGAAGCGAGTAATCTCCAGTGGGTCATTTACGTGAAAGAATCCGGTAGTGAATtagtgaagaaggaaggggagaaggagaatgaaggaagcaGTAGCACAGAGAGCGATAGCCAGAAAACGGAGTACCTGGGTTATTCCGAGTGGCTCCAGAAGGGCAAGGGCGAAGGGAGCGCGGAGGGCGGGAGTACCTCGGGGAGCAGCGAAGCCTCCCCCGAACAGGTTTCCGACGCGTCCGACCCCGACTCCGAGAGCTTCCTCGACGACGATGACGAGTTCATGGTAGAGGCTTCCTTTGAGGATTCTTTTGTCGACGATGGTTTCGTAAGTTTGGAACTGGACGAGTACGATGATGACGTCATTatcgaagaaaacgaagaggatttGGAGAGAGAGCGTTTGGAGGAACTCATGCTCGAGCAGAGAAGAAGGTTCTTCGCTGAGGG GCCTGGCCGTGGCGAGCCATCAGAACACAGGAAGCTCAGCCGGCAGTACAGCCCTGCCGTTTACCTCACCGAACCGCTCCCAG